gagGTTTCCGCCTAAAAGGGAAGACCTTTAGTGGAAACTTAGAAACACAGTAATAAGATCTTGTGAACATTCTTCCAAACCAAATATAATCTCTATTTTTACTCAAGATGTCAGAGTCTAAAAGTCCTATTTtactcatagacttagagaatgaacttatggttacaggggggaagggtgtgtgtgtgcggggtGAGGGATAGACTGGGGGTTTGGGgttgacatgcacacactgcaaTATctaaaaatagataaccaacgagGAACTACTCTATAGCATAGAGAACTCtgttcagtattctgtaataacttaaatgggaaaataatttgaaaaagaatagacaaatgtatatgtagaactgaatcactttggtgtatacctgaaactatcaaaacattgttaatcaactattgttgttgttccactgcccagtcgagtctgactctttgcgaccccatgggtccctcacttctcctggagtttgctcaaactgatgtccattgagtcggtgatggcatccaaccatctcatcctctgttgcccacttctcctcctgctctcaatctttcccagcatcagggtcttttctagtgagtcggctcctcacatcaagtggccaaagtattggagcttcagcttcagcatcggtccttccaatgaatattcagcactgatctccttaggACTGacggttcgatctccttgcagtccaagggactctcaagagtcttctccaacaccacagttcaaagcatcaattcttcagtgctcagccttctttatggtccaactctcacatccgtacatgatggctggaaaaaccatagctttgacgacattgacctttgttgacaaagtgatatctcttctttttaatatgctgtctaggtttgtcatagcttttccaaggagcaagcatcttttgtgaTTGCAGTCaccgtcctcagtgattttggatcctaagaaaatgaagtctcactgtttccatttttccccgtctatttgctgtaaagtggtgggactggatccCATGAGCTTAGtcctttgagttttaagccagctttttactcctctttcactttcatcaagaggctctttagttcctctttgctttctgccattaggttggtgtcatctgcatatctgaggttgttaacatttctcccagcaatcttgattccagcttgtgatttatccagcctggcatttcccaagatgtactctgcacagaagttaaataagcatggtgataatatatagccttgacatactccttccccaattttgaaccagaggTTCTGAGGATGGACTATAGGAACCTGCATTTAAACAATGGCTGGAAGCAACTGAGAAGGATTGACCTTTCAGGGCTCTTCTACAAATCAGGACAAAATCCTTAGATCTGGGATCTTCTTGGTCTGGACCTTCAATCTTGAGGCTCATAGCTCAAGACACTTCTTAGTGTGGAGGCTCTGTGTTGTCATTAGAGGTGAAACCTTTGGGGAGTCTTATTTTGTAGTATGTCATAGTAGAGACTtgttatttaaagaaatgaaatcaagaTGCGATTCTCGGTGTCCAAATTAGGTATACCAGGGAGATTAGGAAAGGGtcgggccttccctggtggtccactggtaaaggatctgccatgtagtggttcgatccctggccagggaactaagtgACGCTGCGCAGCACCCCTGCACCACATCTACTGAGCCCGTGCCGTGAGTGCTGGAGCCCACGGGCCACAGCCAGAGAGTCCATGTGCCCCAGCCAGAGAGAGTACACGGGCCACACCCAGGGAGAGTCCACAGGTCACAGTCAGAGAGGATCCACGGGCCACAGTCAGAGACAGTCCATGGGCCACAGCCAGAGAGAGTCCACGGGCCACAACCAGAGAGGGTCCATGGGCCACAGCCAGAGAGAGTCCACGGGCCACAGTCAGAGAGAGTCCACGGGCCACAGCCAGAGAGAGTCCATGGGCCACAGTCAGAGAGAGTCCACgggccacagccagagagggTCCACGGGCCACAGCCAGAGAGAGTCCACGGGCCACAGCCAGAGAGAGTCCATGGGCCACAGTCAGAGAGGGTCCACGGGCCACAACCAGAGAGGGTCCACGGGCCACAGCCAGAGAGAGTCCATGGGCCACAGTCAGAGAGAGTCCACgggccacagccagagagggTCCACGGGCCACAGTCAGAGAGAGTCCATGGGCCACAGCCAGAGAGAGTCCACAGGCCACAGCCAGAGAGGGTCCACgggccacagccagagagggTCCACGGGCCACAGTCAGATAGAGTCCACGGGCCACAGTCAGAGAGAGTCCACGGGCCACAGCCAGAGAGAGTCCACGGGCCACAGCCAGAGAGAGTCCACGGGCCACAGCCAGAGAGAGCCCACGGGCCACAGCCAGAGAGAGCCCACGGGCCACAGCCAGAGAGAGTGCACgggccacagccagagagggtccacgggccacagccagagagggTCCACGGGCCACAGTCAGATAGAGTCCACGGGCCACAGTCAGATAGAGTCCACGGGCCACAGCCAGAGAGAGTCCACGGGCCACAGCCAGAGAGAGTCCACGGGCCACAGCCAGAGAGAGCCCACGGGCCACAGTCAGATAGAGTCCACGGGCCACAGTCAGATAGAGTCCACGGGCCACAGCCAGAGAGAGTCCACGGGCCACAGCCAGAGAGAGTCCACgggccacagccagagagggTCCACGGGCCACAGTCAGATAGAGTCCACGGGCCACAGTCAGATAGAGTCCACGGGCCACAGCCAGAGAGAGTCCACGGGCCACAGCCAGAGAGAGTCCACGGGCCACAGCCAGAGAGAGCCCACGGGCCCCAGCCAGAGAGGGTCCACgggccacagccagagagggTCCACGGGCCACAGCCAGAGAGAGCCCATGGGCCCCAGCCAGAGAGAGTCCACGGGTCACAGTCAGAGAGAGTTCACGGGTCACAATCAGAGAGAGTCCACAGGCCACAGCTACAAAGAGTCCAcgggccacagctagagagagccCATGTGCCGTGATGGAGGACCCCATGTGGTGTAACGGAGTCTATGTGCCCCAGCTAGAGAGAGTCCATCTGCTGTGATGGGAGGCCCCACATGGTGTGACAGCGTCCACGGGCCATAGCTAGAGAGAGAGTCCACGTGCTGTGATGGAAGAAGACCCCATATGGTGTAacagagtccacatgccacagctagagagagtcCATGTGCTAGAGAGAGAGCCCTGTGCTCTGAGAGAAGACCCCCTATGGTGTAACAGAGTCCTCGGTCCACAGCTAGAGTAAGTCTATGTGCTGTGATGGAAGACCCCCTATGGTGTAACAAAGAGTCCACGTGCCACAGCCAAGACCCAACACAgacaaagaaacagataaatatgaaaaaaagaaagaaagaaaatacactttATTTGAGCACCTGGGACAAACTCAGCTTGTGAATCAGTAGGTTGTATTACTAGACAGTGTTGTtgctgtggttgttgtttagtcatgaagttatgtctgactcctttctgactccatgggctgtagtctgccaggctcctctgcccatggaaatctccagcaagaatacgagagtagattgccatttccttctccaggggatcttcccctaccagggatcgaacatgcatctcctgcaatggcaggcagattctttaccactgagccaccagggaagccccagttagaCAGCATGCAATGTGATTAATGGCAAAATCACCTGTTACCCATCCTGCAGGGTAGTGAGAGTCTCAGGGTGACCAGCCATCCCAGTTTGCCCAGGACTAAGGGGTTTCCTGGGACATGGGATTTGCAGTGTTAAAACTGAGATAGTCCTGGGTGAACGAGGACAGTTGGTCACTATGGAGAAGGCTTGATTTTCAAGCAAGCCTAGTTGGGAAAGgctttggggaggagggagacaacTGAATGGGCATCACAGTCTAGAAGGATGTACAGGGGCCAAGAGTtaggagagaagagggagaattCTAATTCAAATTCACAAGCGCCGTCACAGATTCCCCAGCTCTATCAGTTCAGATCCAGGTATTTTAAACCCCGGGTGTTTTTACTTGGCATGTTGCTACAAGAAGTGTGACAGAGTTAAGTGGTTCTGCAAGCTTGAATGGTAACAATTCACATGCGCAACCACCTCTAAGAACAGGCTGATTAGCTCATGTTTGCAGAAACCTCAGTGCGCACACAGCAGAGCCTGAAACCCAGGTATCATTAGCCAGTAAGGGCCACCTTTCAAAATTCACATTTCTGCCCtttcattctattttcttctcCCTTTGAAATTGCTGGATTCCTGCAGATTTCAGCTCGAGATGCTCAGTGGACTAGAAGAGGCCACAAGGCCTGATGTGTGTGTGAAAGGGATTACATAGAAAcagcccagggcccagctggCACCACTGGTGAGCAACaggtcagtttcttttctttttttattattgcattaaagctttttttttttttaattggagtatgattgatttagggcttccctggtggttcagatggtaagtatctgcctgcagtgtaggagacccaggttcagtccctgggttgggaagatcccttggagaagggaatggcagcccacttcagtgttcttgcctgaagcatcccatggacagagaaacctggaggactacagtccagtttagtcactcagtcgtgtctgactctttgcaaccccatggactgcagcatgccaggattccctgcccgtcaccaactcccatagcttgcacaaactcatgtttattgagttggtgatgccatccaaccatctcatcctctgtcatctccttctcttccttccttcaatctttcccagcatcagggtctttcccaatgagctggttcttcgcatcaggtggtcaaatattggagtttcagcttcagcatcagtccttccaatgaatattcacgactgatttcttttaggatggactggttggatctccttgcagtccaaggaactctcaagagtcttctccaacaccacagttcaaaagcatcaattcttcggcgctcagcttgctttatagtccaactctcacatccatatatgactactgggaaaaccatagctttgactagatagacctttggtggcaaagtaacatctctattttttaatatgctgtctagtttggttatagcttttcttccaaggagcaagcttcttttaatttcatgacttcagtcatcatctgcagtgattttggagcccaggaaaatagtctgtcactgtttccattgtttccccatctatttatcatgaagtgataggacctgttgccatgatcttcgttttttgaatgttgaattttaagccaacgttttcactctcctctttctctttcatgaagaggctctttaattcctcttcactttctgccataagggtggtgtcatctgtgtatctgaggttattgatatttctcccggcaatcttgattccagcttgtgctccatccagtcgagtccatggggttgcaaagagttggacatgactgagtgactaacagacacacacacacacgcacaaacacgATTGATTTGCAAtgctttgttagtttcaggtctacagcaaagtgaatcagttacacacacccacatatccactctttttgaagatttttcttcCATATAGGACAcaacagagtattgagcagaattccccgtgctatacggtaggtccttattagttatctatt
The genomic region above belongs to Muntiacus reevesi chromosome 21, mMunRee1.1, whole genome shotgun sequence and contains:
- the LOC136152357 gene encoding spermatogenesis-associated protein 31H1-like, translated to MCPSQREYTGHTQGESTGHSQRGSTGHSQRQSMGHSQRESTGHNQRGSMGHSQRESTGHSQRESTGHSQRESMGHSQRESTGHSQRGSTGHSQRESTGHSQRESMGHSQRGSTGHNQRGSTGHSQRESMGHSQRESTGHSQRGSTGHSQRESMGHSQRESTGHSQRGSTGHSQRGSTGHSQIESTGHSQRESTGHSQRESTGHSQRESTGHSQREPTGHSQREPTGHSQRECTGHSQRGSTGHSQRGSTGHSQIESTGHSQIESTGHSQRESTGHSQRESTGHSQREPTGHSQIESTGHSQIESTGHSQRESTGHSQRESTGHSQRGSTGHSQIESTGHSQIESTGHSQRESTGHSQRESTGHSQREPTGPSQRGSTGHSQRGSTGHSQREPMGPSQRESTGHSQREFTGHNQRESTGHSYKESTGHS